TATTGCGTGTGGTAATTCTATTGATAATTGCTTTCGTAATTTATTACCCGAATGGTCTTCATCAACCAAGATAAAAACGTCTCGATTGTCTAAGTCATAATCTAGTATTAACTCTTCCATCTTCTCAACACCCAGCGTCCCATTTGTACAAATTATCGTAACTGATTCGTCAATTAATTTTTCGATTTGTTTTTTATCTGTACGTCCTTCAACAATAATGATCTTTTTAGTATCATTTGAAGACATGAGCTTCACCTACTTTACTAATTAACGTTATTTACAAGTAATCCCTTGTTACTGCATTTGTAACAAG
The nucleotide sequence above comes from Paraliobacillus zengyii. Encoded proteins:
- a CDS encoding toprim domain-containing protein → MSSNDTKKIIIVEGRTDKKQIEKLIDESVTIICTNGTLGVEKMEELILDYDLDNRDVFILVDEDHSGNKLRKQLSIELPHAIHIFIDKTFREVAATPELELATALLSRGITVNPSYLM